A region of Malaciobacter marinus DNA encodes the following proteins:
- a CDS encoding carbonic anhydrase has product MQELIKGNKRFREDKFPELKENVEKLVKDGQKPEVLFIGCSDSRVTPDIMLDVNPGDMFILRNVGNFVPPFKCDEDYHGSAAAIEYAVSVLEVKHIIVCGHSHCGACQSLYTEIPLEKEKVVHVKKWLELGSKAKERTLSLIKDPNDKEKLYRLTEKISVTYQLKNLLTYPDVKRRVDNGSLQIHGWYYKLEDGSIDCYDQETQKFKNLEECINGK; this is encoded by the coding sequence ATGCAAGAGTTAATAAAAGGGAATAAAAGATTTAGAGAAGATAAGTTCCCAGAATTAAAAGAAAATGTTGAAAAACTAGTAAAAGATGGTCAAAAACCTGAAGTTTTATTTATTGGATGTTCAGATAGTAGAGTTACTCCTGATATAATGCTTGATGTTAATCCAGGTGATATGTTTATTTTAAGAAATGTCGGTAATTTTGTACCTCCTTTTAAGTGTGATGAAGATTATCATGGTAGTGCTGCTGCTATTGAATATGCTGTTTCAGTTTTAGAAGTTAAACACATAATAGTTTGTGGTCATTCTCATTGTGGTGCGTGTCAAAGTTTATACACTGAAATTCCTTTAGAAAAAGAGAAAGTTGTTCATGTTAAAAAATGGCTAGAGCTAGGTTCAAAAGCAAAAGAGAGAACATTAAGCTTGATTAAAGACCCAAATGACAAAGAAAAGCTTTATAGACTAACTGAAAAAATATCTGTAACTTATCAATTAAAGAACTTATTAACATATCCTGATGTAAAAAGAAGGGTTGATAATGGAAGTTTACAAATACATGGATGGTATTATAAATTAGAAGATGGTTCAATTGATTGTTATGATCAAGAAACTCAAAAATTTAAAAATTTAGAAGAGTGTATAAATGGAAAATGA
- a CDS encoding methyl-accepting chemotaxis protein — protein sequence MFKNINIKTKLTIATVIALIFLGTLITVISVNKSTEALLDAEFNKLMTLNTVKKKEVSDYFISLKSLLVSLANSETTKKSFLEFEDGFYKLEEEINLDIFEVKNQLKKDFSKNYLNSVNYDVPNSQSKKSIGNYLPTLNSALIAQYIFITDNKESLGEKNSLVYNSKYDSSYMSAHKKYHKSFDKFLTEFGLYDIFMVDLNGNLIYTDFKEKDFATNLKTGVYNNTGISKVYKKALNLNKDELAFEDFAPYEPSYNLAASFIATPIYINNEKKGVLIFQMPVDRINAIMALEGKYKDAGLGESGEVYLVGSDYKMRNNSRFIKSIDDKIVQELNSTIGVWEIKTTSTKNALNSLDNNRTFKEIIKDYRGIDVLSISSKIDIFSTTSWTIIAEIDKSEALSPAYDLRNLIAIISIVIIILVSAVILFFINKIIVKPLKSFQVSLLGFFKYLNKQADDIEELKISSNDEIGMMAKEVNNNIQKVKIGLEEEKALISDASSVINIVNSGVLTNRISLDSNNQGLNELKNLINSMLDNLEGNFENILSVLNEYSNYNYLNSVDKKELKGELAQLIGGINNLGDSITSMLVENKSSGESLKNSSNLLLSNVDTLSTSANEAAASLEETAAALEEITSTVINNSNNVQKMNDNAKMLTTSVNAGEKMASETTKSMDEINEQTQLIAQAITVIDQIAFQTNILSLNAAVEAATAGEAGKGFAVVAAEVRNLASRSAEAATEIKSIVESATLKANEGKEISTKMIEGYKSLNENINETIELIDEVNAASKEQKSGIEQINDAVTMLDQQTQKNASIATQTQEIAMETDGVATKIVEETNEKEFKGKN from the coding sequence ATGTTTAAAAATATAAATATAAAAACAAAACTTACAATTGCAACTGTGATTGCATTGATTTTTTTAGGTACTTTGATTACAGTAATATCTGTAAATAAATCAACTGAGGCTTTATTAGATGCTGAATTTAATAAGTTAATGACACTAAATACTGTAAAGAAAAAAGAAGTGTCCGATTATTTTATATCTTTAAAATCTCTTTTAGTTTCTCTTGCTAATTCTGAAACTACAAAAAAATCTTTTTTAGAGTTTGAAGATGGTTTTTATAAATTAGAAGAAGAGATAAATTTAGATATTTTTGAAGTGAAAAATCAATTAAAAAAAGATTTTTCAAAAAATTATTTAAATTCTGTAAATTATGATGTTCCAAATTCACAATCAAAAAAATCAATTGGAAACTATTTACCTACTTTAAATAGTGCTTTAATTGCACAATATATATTTATTACAGATAATAAAGAGAGTTTGGGTGAAAAGAACTCTTTGGTTTATAATAGTAAATATGATTCTTCTTATATGAGTGCGCATAAAAAATATCATAAAAGTTTTGATAAGTTTTTAACAGAATTTGGATTATATGATATTTTCATGGTGGATTTAAATGGAAATCTAATCTATACAGATTTTAAAGAAAAAGATTTTGCAACAAACTTAAAAACAGGAGTATATAATAATACTGGAATTTCAAAAGTATATAAAAAGGCATTAAATTTAAATAAAGATGAATTAGCTTTTGAAGATTTTGCTCCTTATGAACCAAGTTATAATTTGGCAGCTTCTTTTATTGCAACACCTATATATATAAATAATGAAAAAAAAGGTGTACTTATTTTTCAAATGCCAGTAGATAGAATTAATGCAATAATGGCTTTAGAGGGGAAATATAAAGATGCAGGTTTAGGTGAAAGTGGAGAAGTTTATTTAGTTGGTAGTGATTATAAGATGAGAAATAACTCAAGATTTATAAAATCAATTGATGATAAAATAGTACAAGAATTAAATTCTACAATTGGTGTTTGGGAAATAAAAACAACTTCAACTAAAAATGCTTTAAATAGTTTAGATAACAATAGAACTTTTAAAGAAATAATTAAAGATTACCGAGGTATTGATGTTTTAAGTATATCTAGTAAAATAGATATTTTTTCAACTACTTCTTGGACAATTATTGCAGAAATTGATAAATCAGAAGCTTTATCACCAGCATATGATTTAAGAAATTTAATAGCAATTATATCTATTGTAATAATAATTTTAGTATCAGCTGTTATACTATTTTTTATTAATAAAATAATAGTAAAACCTCTTAAAAGTTTTCAAGTATCACTTTTAGGCTTTTTTAAATATTTAAATAAACAAGCAGATGATATTGAAGAATTGAAAATCTCATCAAATGATGAAATTGGAATGATGGCAAAAGAAGTAAATAATAATATCCAAAAAGTAAAAATAGGATTAGAAGAAGAAAAAGCACTAATTAGTGATGCAAGTAGTGTAATTAATATTGTAAACTCAGGTGTATTAACAAATAGAATAAGTCTTGATTCAAATAATCAAGGTTTAAATGAGTTAAAAAATCTTATAAATAGTATGCTTGATAATTTAGAAGGAAATTTTGAAAATATTTTGAGTGTGTTAAATGAGTACTCAAACTATAACTACTTAAATAGTGTTGATAAAAAAGAGTTAAAAGGTGAATTGGCACAATTAATTGGTGGAATAAACAATTTAGGAGATTCGATAACTTCTATGCTTGTAGAAAATAAAAGTAGTGGAGAAAGTTTAAAAAATAGTTCTAATTTACTATTATCTAATGTAGATACTTTAAGTACTAGTGCAAATGAAGCAGCTGCAAGTTTGGAAGAAACAGCAGCCGCATTAGAAGAGATAACAAGTACAGTAATTAATAATTCAAATAATGTACAAAAAATGAATGACAATGCAAAGATGCTAACTACTTCTGTAAATGCAGGTGAAAAAATGGCTTCTGAAACAACTAAATCAATGGATGAAATAAATGAGCAAACACAACTAATTGCTCAAGCAATTACAGTAATTGACCAAATAGCATTTCAAACAAATATTTTAAGTTTAAATGCAGCAGTAGAAGCAGCAACAGCAGGTGAAGCTGGAAAAGGTTTTGCAGTTGTAGCAGCAGAAGTGAGAAATCTAGCAAGTAGAAGTGCAGAAGCTGCAACTGAGATTAAAAGTATAGTTGAAAGTGCAACACTTAAAGCAAATGAAGGTAAAGAAATTTCGACAAAAATGATTGAAGGGTATAAATCATTAAATGAAAATATAAATGAAACAATAGAGTTAATTGATGAAGTTAATGCCGCTTCAAAAGAGCAAAAAAGTGGAATTGAACAGATAAATGATGCTGTGACAATGCTAGATCAACAAACACAAAAAAATGCTTCAATAGCAACACAAACACAAGAAATTGCTATGGAAACAGATGGAGTTGCTACGAAAATTGTAGAAGAAACAAATGAAAAAGAGTTTAAAGGTAAAAATTAA
- a CDS encoding aminotransferase class I/II-fold pyridoxal phosphate-dependent enzyme, producing the protein MYSKELKSIKKSNRFRTREIFDESLIDLASNDYLGLTTNKLLFQKAYERVLEENYTAPKASQLVNGYNKIHKEFETLLCKANKFESAITVGSGFLANISLIEALVRKKDRLFIDEQYHASGILATKLLNKNQVITFKHNDIDDLKQKFKEFSDSRNIIAIEGVYSMQGDLAPKEIFDFADEVKALLIVDEAHSSGVIGENLLGIFDYYKIQPKENHIKMGTLGKAYGSYGAYILGSFHIIEYLQNRAKAIIYTTAPSLFDISLALQSLKYILNNKVNLKSSIKARLNIVKDVLNINSKSLIIPIDIGDNKKVLEIQEELKKHGFLVGAIRQPTVKSAIIRLIAKIDINEKNLKFVCNFLKENR; encoded by the coding sequence TTGTATTCTAAAGAACTTAAATCTATCAAAAAATCTAATCGTTTTAGAACAAGAGAGATTTTTGATGAAAGTCTAATTGATTTAGCTTCAAATGATTATTTAGGTCTTACTACGAATAAACTACTTTTTCAAAAAGCTTATGAAAGAGTTTTAGAAGAAAACTACACAGCACCAAAAGCTTCTCAATTAGTAAATGGCTATAATAAAATTCATAAAGAGTTTGAAACCCTACTTTGCAAAGCAAATAAATTTGAAAGTGCAATTACAGTTGGTTCTGGTTTTTTAGCTAATATTTCACTTATTGAGGCACTAGTTAGAAAAAAAGATAGACTTTTTATAGATGAACAATATCATGCAAGTGGAATACTTGCAACTAAACTTCTAAATAAAAATCAAGTAATAACTTTTAAACACAATGATATTGATGATTTAAAACAAAAATTCAAAGAATTTTCAGACTCTAGAAATATTATAGCAATTGAAGGTGTTTACTCTATGCAAGGAGATTTAGCCCCTAAAGAGATTTTTGATTTTGCTGATGAAGTAAAAGCTTTACTTATTGTAGATGAGGCTCATTCAAGTGGAGTAATAGGAGAAAACTTACTAGGTATTTTTGATTACTATAAAATTCAGCCAAAAGAAAATCATATAAAAATGGGAACTCTTGGAAAAGCTTATGGAAGTTATGGTGCTTATATTTTAGGAAGCTTTCATATAATTGAGTACTTGCAAAATAGAGCAAAAGCCATTATTTACACAACTGCTCCCTCACTATTTGATATTAGCTTAGCTTTGCAATCTTTAAAATATATTTTAAATAATAAAGTAAATTTAAAATCTTCTATAAAAGCAAGACTTAATATTGTAAAAGATGTATTAAATATAAACTCAAAGAGTTTAATTATTCCAATTGATATTGGTGATAATAAAAAAGTTTTAGAAATTCAAGAAGAACTTAAAAAACATGGTTTCTTAGTTGGTGCGATACGTCAACCTACAGTAAAAAGTGCAATTATTAGACTTATTGCAAAAATTGATATTAATGAGAAAAATTTAAAGTTTGTATGTAACTTTTTAAAGGAGAATAGATGA
- a CDS encoding YraN family protein — protein MSKNKGNIAENKACEFLISQDFKIIEKNFYAKKLGEIDIIAKKNNIYHFCEVKSANDYETAINNISKSKISKLTRSIDYYLQIKNLNTAYTLDAIIVIDEQITHLENITF, from the coding sequence TTGAGTAAAAACAAAGGAAATATAGCTGAAAATAAAGCTTGTGAATTTTTAATATCACAAGACTTTAAAATAATTGAAAAAAACTTTTATGCCAAAAAACTTGGTGAAATTGATATAATTGCAAAAAAAAACAATATATATCATTTTTGTGAAGTAAAATCAGCAAATGATTATGAAACTGCTATTAATAATATAAGTAAAAGCAAAATTTCTAAACTTACAAGAAGCATAGACTACTACTTACAAATTAAAAATCTAAACACAGCTTACACTTTAGATGCAATTATTGTTATTGATGAACAAATTACTCATTTAGAAAATATTACTTTTTAA
- a CDS encoding SAM-dependent methyltransferase, with protein sequence MKKFNDYMNSWLYEKNGYYAKYKQIGKQGDFFTSVSTSSFFGGAIANKIVSLIKEKKLDKSTSIVEIGAHHGYLLADIIQFIYTLDSKLLKTLNFIIVERFESLQKIQKEYLQDCFGDEINLSFYQSIEEVRLKEAFIVANEIFDAFACDLVYTKNNTLQQAFIKKDKIIFETCTDEKILSHCKRYNIQKGEVCLEYKTFVDSIMKNIDDFYFLTFDYGDKLVRNDFSCRVYKNHKVFPIFEQDLHLKSLYKNSDITYDVHFNYLSDLFSSCENVDFNTQANRLIDFDITKLLEILKQHVSNETYLKEVQKVKLLIQPTGMGDRFKSLFIKK encoded by the coding sequence ATGAAAAAATTCAATGATTATATGAACTCATGGCTTTATGAAAAAAATGGTTATTATGCAAAATACAAACAAATAGGAAAGCAAGGAGATTTCTTTACTTCTGTATCTACAAGTAGCTTTTTTGGTGGAGCAATAGCAAATAAAATAGTATCTTTAATAAAAGAAAAAAAATTAGACAAAAGTACATCAATTGTAGAGATTGGAGCGCATCATGGATATTTACTTGCTGATATAATACAGTTTATATATACTCTTGATTCAAAGCTTTTAAAAACTCTAAATTTTATAATTGTTGAAAGATTTGAGTCTTTACAAAAGATACAAAAAGAGTATTTGCAAGACTGTTTTGGTGATGAAATAAACTTAAGCTTTTATCAAAGTATTGAGGAAGTAAGATTAAAAGAAGCATTTATTGTTGCAAATGAGATTTTTGATGCTTTTGCTTGTGACTTAGTATATACAAAAAATAATACTTTGCAACAAGCTTTTATAAAAAAAGATAAGATTATATTTGAAACGTGTACAGATGAAAAGATATTAAGCCATTGTAAAAGATATAATATACAAAAAGGCGAAGTCTGTTTAGAATATAAAACTTTTGTAGATTCAATTATGAAAAATATAGATGATTTTTATTTTCTAACTTTTGATTATGGAGATAAACTTGTAAGAAATGACTTTTCTTGTAGAGTATATAAAAACCACAAAGTTTTTCCTATCTTTGAGCAAGATTTACATTTAAAATCCTTATATAAAAATAGCGATATAACATATGATGTTCATTTTAACTATTTAAGTGATTTATTTAGTAGTTGTGAAAATGTTGATTTTAATACACAAGCAAATAGATTAATAGATTTTGATATTACAAAACTTTTAGAGATTTTAAAGCAGCATGTTTCAAATGAGACTTATTTAAAAGAAGTTCAAAAGGTTAAGTTACTAATTCAACCAACAGGTATGGGAGATAGATTTAAGTCTTTATTTATAAAAAAATAA
- the thiS gene encoding sulfur carrier protein ThiS, which translates to MTIIINGETKEFNEDITLIEIIKSLQVEDKVMAAAVNMEIVKKDQWNSYTLNNEDKLELLQFVGGG; encoded by the coding sequence ATGACAATTATAATTAATGGAGAAACAAAAGAGTTTAATGAAGATATCACTCTAATTGAAATAATAAAATCTTTACAAGTTGAAGATAAAGTTATGGCTGCTGCTGTTAATATGGAGATTGTAAAAAAAGATCAGTGGAATAGTTATACTTTAAATAACGAAGACAAATTAGAGTTACTTCAGTTTGTTGGTGGTGGATGA
- a CDS encoding aldehyde dehydrogenase family protein, which produces MAYSKPTFKEQYENFIGGEWVAPKSGEYFDNTSPVDGEVLTRIPRSNEEDVELAVSAAKKAFETYKNTSVIEKSTMLNKVADAIEANLERLAVAETLDNGKTVRETLNADLPLVVDHFRYFASVIRGESGSVSDLDQDTVSQEITEPYGVVAQIIPWNFPLLMAAWKLAPALAAGNCIVMKPASATPMSILLLMEVIQDVLPKGAINIINGAGGKIGKALSTHPDVKKVGFTGETTTGQLIMQYATENIIPSTLELGGKSPNIFFESIMDADDEFFDKAIEGLVLFAFNSGEVCTCPSRALIQESIYEPFMKRVLERVEKITQDNPLDPNNMMGAQASVSQKEKILEYIKIGKEEGAELLIGGEEYSSKTFPNGNYIKPTIFKGHNKMRIFQEEIFGPVLAVTTFKDEEEALEIANDTVYGLGSGVWSRDAHQLHKASRGIQAGRVWVNCYHMYPSHASFGGYKKSGIGRETHMMMLNSYRHTKNILTSYSKNAMGFF; this is translated from the coding sequence ATGGCATATTCAAAACCAACATTTAAAGAACAATATGAAAATTTTATTGGTGGAGAGTGGGTTGCTCCAAAAAGTGGGGAATATTTTGATAATACTTCACCTGTAGATGGAGAAGTACTTACAAGAATTCCTAGATCAAATGAAGAGGATGTTGAGCTTGCTGTAAGTGCTGCAAAAAAAGCTTTTGAAACTTATAAAAATACTTCAGTTATAGAAAAAAGTACAATGTTAAATAAAGTTGCAGATGCAATTGAAGCAAATTTAGAAAGACTTGCTGTTGCAGAAACTTTAGATAATGGTAAAACAGTTAGAGAAACATTAAATGCAGATCTTCCTTTAGTAGTTGATCACTTTAGATATTTTGCTTCTGTTATTAGAGGTGAATCTGGAAGTGTATCTGATTTAGACCAAGATACTGTATCTCAAGAGATTACTGAACCATATGGAGTTGTTGCACAAATTATTCCATGGAATTTCCCATTATTAATGGCAGCGTGGAAATTAGCACCTGCATTAGCTGCTGGAAATTGTATTGTAATGAAGCCAGCAAGTGCTACACCAATGTCAATTTTATTACTTATGGAAGTAATTCAAGATGTATTACCAAAAGGTGCAATTAATATTATAAATGGTGCAGGTGGAAAAATTGGAAAAGCTCTTTCTACTCATCCAGATGTTAAAAAAGTTGGCTTTACTGGTGAAACTACAACTGGTCAATTAATTATGCAATACGCAACTGAAAATATTATTCCTTCAACATTGGAATTAGGTGGAAAATCACCAAATATTTTCTTTGAATCAATCATGGATGCAGATGATGAATTTTTTGATAAAGCAATTGAAGGTTTAGTTTTATTTGCATTTAATAGTGGTGAAGTTTGTACTTGTCCATCAAGAGCATTAATTCAAGAATCAATTTATGAACCATTTATGAAAAGAGTTCTTGAAAGAGTAGAAAAAATCACTCAAGATAATCCATTAGATCCAAATAATATGATGGGTGCACAAGCTTCTGTTTCTCAAAAAGAGAAAATTTTAGAGTATATTAAAATTGGTAAAGAAGAGGGTGCAGAGTTATTAATTGGTGGTGAAGAGTATAGTAGTAAAACATTCCCTAATGGAAACTATATTAAACCAACAATCTTTAAAGGTCACAATAAAATGAGAATCTTCCAAGAAGAGATTTTTGGACCTGTATTAGCTGTAACTACATTTAAAGATGAAGAGGAAGCTTTAGAGATTGCAAATGATACAGTTTATGGATTGGGGTCAGGTGTTTGGTCAAGAGATGCGCACCAATTACATAAAGCAAGTAGAGGAATTCAAGCTGGTAGAGTTTGGGTAAATTGTTATCATATGTATCCATCACATGCTTCATTTGGTGGATATAAAAAATCAGGTATTGGTAGAGAAACACATATGATGATGTTAAATTCATATAGACATACAAAAAATATCTTAACTTCTTATAGCAAAAACGCAATGGGATTCTTTTAA
- a CDS encoding DUF779 domain-containing protein has protein sequence MEVKRVDVTPEACEIIEKLKKEHGELLFNQSGGCCDGTAPMCYAKDDFYVPSRNVKLGEICGCEFFIDKDQFEYFKHSHITIDVKKETAFGNSFSLEIDLGYQFLTISRIFTDEEYRNLEDAK, from the coding sequence ATGGAAGTAAAAAGAGTTGATGTAACTCCTGAAGCTTGTGAGATTATTGAAAAACTTAAAAAAGAGCATGGAGAACTTTTATTTAATCAAAGTGGTGGATGTTGTGATGGAACAGCACCTATGTGTTATGCAAAAGATGATTTTTATGTTCCAAGTAGAAATGTAAAACTTGGTGAAATTTGTGGGTGTGAATTTTTTATAGATAAAGATCAGTTTGAATACTTTAAACATTCACATATAACTATTGATGTGAAAAAAGAGACAGCTTTTGGTAACTCTTTTTCTTTAGAAATAGATTTAGGTTATCAGTTTTTAACCATATCAAGAATTTTTACAGATGAAGAATATAGAAATTTAGAAGATGCTAAATAG
- a CDS encoding FIST N-terminal domain-containing protein, translating to MKTYNFSIDNQNINNIINFSKFKIYENILVQIFCGDSKLQYYTNEILKNLPNAKCIGATTDGEIIENKVTTNNTIISISIFEDTSIKTNYSTIKDSFKNGQDLARKLISEDTKLLITFTDGTITNAEEFLKGIESINNKVIICGGMAGDNSEFIQTYISCNEKIFKRGSVAVALNSKILKVYNDYRFNWSTIGVGHTIDKVKDNRVYSISGMKPTDFYAKYLGHEVAKELPSTGIEFPLIIENGSLKTARAVLKKHEDKSLSFSGNFKEGDIVKLGFGNAEMIMQNPINELKNLLEEFKPESFFLYSCMARRRFMPNFINVEIEPFSNITSTSGFFTYAEFFHNKGHNELLNQTLTIIALSENINNEKIKIKETDNKSDTKYARTIKALAHLIEQSSQDYDVQTKKLHKQKAYSNRLLASQRQFLRHAIHETNTPLSVIMGNIELYEMINGKNEYISNIEVAMKNISSIYDDLSFLIKKDQLVYNKIQIDLVDYIRSRIDFFSQVALQVKSNFILNTNQETMPIFFSESKLQRIIDNNLTNAIKYTYENENIYIDLKNEDNNYILSISSHSCVIQDPKKIFEEYYREEKTKKGLGLGLNLVKKVCQEENIQIDVISDKNNTCFTYTFKGEASENLIIRR from the coding sequence ATGAAAACATATAATTTTAGTATTGATAATCAAAATATAAACAATATAATCAACTTTTCAAAATTTAAAATATATGAAAATATTTTAGTACAAATATTTTGTGGAGACTCCAAACTTCAATATTACACAAATGAAATTTTAAAAAACCTACCAAATGCAAAATGTATTGGTGCAACAACAGATGGTGAAATCATTGAAAACAAAGTTACAACAAACAACACTATCATAAGCATTTCAATATTTGAAGATACATCTATTAAAACCAATTACAGCACAATAAAAGACTCTTTTAAAAATGGTCAAGATTTAGCAAGAAAACTAATATCAGAAGATACAAAACTTCTTATTACTTTCACAGATGGAACAATTACAAATGCAGAAGAGTTTTTAAAAGGAATTGAATCTATAAATAACAAAGTTATTATTTGTGGTGGAATGGCAGGAGATAATAGTGAATTTATTCAAACATATATCTCTTGTAATGAAAAAATATTTAAAAGAGGATCTGTTGCAGTTGCTTTAAATTCAAAAATATTAAAAGTATATAATGATTATAGGTTTAACTGGTCAACAATTGGAGTTGGACATACTATTGATAAAGTAAAAGATAATAGAGTTTATAGTATCTCAGGTATGAAACCAACAGATTTTTATGCAAAGTATTTAGGGCATGAAGTTGCAAAAGAGCTTCCAAGTACAGGTATTGAGTTTCCATTAATTATTGAGAATGGCTCACTAAAAACTGCAAGAGCAGTTTTGAAAAAACACGAAGATAAAAGTCTTAGTTTTTCTGGAAATTTCAAAGAAGGTGATATTGTAAAACTAGGTTTTGGAAATGCAGAGATGATTATGCAAAACCCAATAAATGAGTTAAAAAATCTACTTGAAGAGTTTAAACCAGAAAGCTTTTTTTTATACTCATGCATGGCAAGAAGAAGATTTATGCCAAACTTTATAAATGTAGAGATTGAACCTTTTTCAAATATAACTTCAACAAGTGGATTTTTTACATATGCAGAATTTTTTCACAATAAAGGGCATAATGAACTTTTAAATCAAACCCTTACTATCATTGCATTAAGTGAAAATATCAATAATGAAAAAATAAAAATTAAAGAGACTGATAATAAAAGTGATACTAAATATGCAAGAACAATAAAAGCACTTGCACATTTAATAGAACAATCTTCACAAGATTATGATGTACAAACAAAGAAATTACATAAACAAAAAGCATATTCAAATAGACTCTTAGCATCACAAAGACAATTTTTAAGGCATGCAATACATGAAACAAATACTCCTTTATCAGTAATTATGGGGAATATTGAGCTTTATGAGATGATTAATGGTAAAAATGAATATATTTCAAATATCGAAGTTGCCATGAAAAACATCTCTTCTATTTATGATGACCTTAGTTTTTTAATAAAAAAAGACCAATTAGTGTATAATAAAATTCAAATTGATTTAGTTGATTATATTAGAAGCAGAATTGATTTCTTTTCACAAGTTGCACTGCAAGTGAAGTCCAATTTTATTTTAAATACAAATCAAGAAACAATGCCAATATTTTTTAGTGAATCAAAACTACAAAGAATTATTGATAACAACCTAACAAATGCAATTAAATATACTTATGAAAATGAAAATATCTATATTGATTTAAAAAATGAAGACAATAATTATATATTAAGTATATCAAGCCACTCTTGTGTGATTCAAGATCCTAAAAAAATTTTTGAAGAGTATTATAGAGAAGAAAAAACTAAAAAAGGTTTGGGTTTAGGTTTAAACTTAGTAAAAAAAGTTTGTCAAGAAGAAAATATTCAAATTGATGTTATTTCAGACAAGAATAATACTTGTTTTACATATACTTTTAAAGGAGAAGCTAGTGAAAATCTTATTATTAGAAGATGA
- a CDS encoding response regulator transcription factor — translation MKILLLEDDIMLNNAIKQYLESVGHAIVSTRDGRECLEIVEKKKFDLLILDINVPNIDGLTILEVLHEKKKAVPTIYISALIDIEDISKAFNIGCNDYLKKPFHLKELHLRINRLLQNKVIPLQHKRLSNYYSFDLETMTLYFNNEPHILPKRQLLIIALLAKNRSLVVNYDMFRTYAYEDDDVDIGTIRAEVNRVKKVLKEDFIINVRGVGYMVERPN, via the coding sequence GTGAAAATCTTATTATTAGAAGATGACATTATGCTTAATAATGCAATAAAACAGTATTTAGAATCAGTAGGTCATGCAATAGTTTCTACAAGAGATGGAAGAGAGTGTCTTGAAATAGTAGAGAAAAAGAAGTTTGATTTACTTATTTTAGATATAAATGTTCCCAATATTGATGGACTTACTATTCTTGAAGTATTACATGAAAAGAAAAAAGCAGTTCCAACTATTTATATATCTGCATTAATAGATATTGAAGATATATCAAAAGCTTTTAATATAGGATGCAATGACTATTTAAAAAAACCTTTTCATTTAAAAGAGTTACATCTAAGAATTAATAGACTTTTACAAAATAAAGTTATTCCTTTACAACATAAAAGATTATCAAATTATTATAGTTTTGATTTAGAAACGATGACTTTATACTTTAACAATGAACCTCATATTTTACCTAAAAGACAACTTCTAATAATCGCTTTACTTGCAAAAAATAGAAGTTTAGTTGTAAATTATGATATGTTTAGAACATATGCATATGAAGATGATGATGTAGATATAGGTACAATTAGAGCAGAAGTAAATAGAGTAAAAAAAGTTCTAAAAGAAGATTTTATAATAAATGTTAGAGGTGTTGGATATATGGTAGAAAGACCAAATTAG